In a single window of the Nicotiana tomentosiformis chromosome 10, ASM39032v3, whole genome shotgun sequence genome:
- the LOC104102727 gene encoding uncharacterized protein isoform X1, with translation MSWRLSRGDIAGLRILFSVGIFYGLISVLVYSIIHMKFITPLGMEAPLDRFSEGRAVEHVRVLSKDIGGRQEGRQGLKQAAQYIKRQLEMMKERAQPGIRIEIEETIVNGSFNMVFLRHGISLAYRNHKNIIMRISSVDSGENDTAVLVNGHFDTPPGSPGAGDCGSCVASMLELARLSIDSGWIPPRPVIFLFNGAEELFMLGSHGFITTHRWNETVGAFINIEASGTGGFDFVCQSGPGSWPSYVYAQSALYPMANSAAQDLFGIIPGDTDYRMFAQDFGDIPGLDIIFLLGGYFYHTASDTVERLLPGSIQARGDNLLRIIKAFTNSSNLQNAHERRLRSAVNRSDNEHAVFFDYLSWFLIYYSREQAMLLHSFPLVIFFLVPLLLRFPTWGLTCCFATFNDFLKGMLYHTFAILLGIVFPVAFAVIRLLFSGQSMNWFATPYLAFMMFIPCSLAGMLIPRMIWKSFPLTQDVSVLKLSEVELASEAKFWGAFGLYSVLTVAYLVAGLSGGFLTFLMSVFMLLAWVSYRLSIKSFGLRSFRSTACYVIPLIPCLMYTVYFGGFLVAFVIEKMGMTGSLPPPFGYFIPDVIVAAIIGLVTSWSIGPLLPVVSYWLARSPIMHFLLHSSVLALALSSQFFPYSTDAPKRVIFQHTIRSAGASQIMETTYDFAVVDSNSLPFVFKHAPEVAKALHINTELSFAAVKQSHQADWMGIFPISSLFSRCMKFPAQSSDVLTEYNHFPHLAINKPQESLSGVSRRIYLEFSLGCLREVWVAVLNITGSLSSWSFADNILPAPEKTGNGPPSYICRLSGAGDKNWTFWLENPVVGVCTSGSHASTKHFRRNLQKWRVKARGLSESGAAWFSSINLTFPASLWCLFVQQNVVRKISYCPSFSS, from the exons ATGTCGTGGAGGCTGAGCAGGGGTGATATAGCCGGATTGAGAATACTGTTTAGTGTGGGGATATTTTACGGATTGATATCGGTGCTGGTATACTCCATCATTCACATGAAGTTCATCACACCACTTGGGATGGAGGCTCCTCTTGATCGCTTCTCTGAGGGCAGAGCTGTTGAGCATGTTCGCGTCTTGTCTAAAGATATTGGAGGTCGCCAG GAAGGGCGTCAAGGTTTGAAACAAGCAGCTCAATATATTAAGAGACAGTTGGAAATGATGAAGGAGCGAGCTCAGCCTGGTATTAG AATAGAGATAGAGGAGACCATTGTTAATGGCTCCTTCAACATGGTCTTTTTACGGCATGGCATTTCTCTGGCTTATAGAaatcataaaaatattattatgag AATCTCATCAGTGGATTCAGGAGAAAATGATACTGCAGTTTTGGTCAATGGCCATTTTGATACTCCACCTGGTTCTCCAGGAGCTGGTGATTGTGGTTCATGTGTTG CATCGATGCTTGAGCTAGCAAGACTCTCTATAGATTCTGGCTGGATTCCACCTAGACCAGTTATATTTCTATTTAATGGAGCTGAAGAACTGTTTATGCTG GGTTCGCACGGTTTCATAACTACGCATAGATGGAATGAGACGGTTGGAGCATTCATAAATATTGAAGCTTCTGGGACCGGAGGCTTTG ATTTTGTTTGCCAATCTGGACCTGGTTCCTGGCCTTCATATGTTTATGCTCAATCGGCACTCTATCCTATGGCGAATAGTGCAGCTCAG GATCTTTTTGGTATTATTCCTGGTGATACAGACTACAGAATGTTTGCCCAAGATTTTGGCGATATTCCTGGACTGGATATTATCTTCCTCCTTGGTGGTTATTTTTATCATACCGCGTCTGATACTGTTGAAAGACTATT ACCTGGAAGCATTCAAGCACGTGGAGACAATTTATTAAGAATAATCAAAGCCTTCACAAACTCATCTAACCTGCAAAATGCACATGAGAGGAGATTAAGATCTGCTGTCAATAGATCTGACAATGAACATGCGGTTTTCTTTGATTACTTGTCATGGTTCTTG ATATACTATTCAAGAGAGCAAGCTATGCTACTTCATAGTTTTCCTCTTGTCATCTTTTTTCTTGTGCCACTTCTCTTACGCTTTCCAACTTGGGGACTGACCTGTTGTTTTGCAACCTTCAATGATTTTCTTAAAG GAATGTTGTATCATACGTTTGCAATTTTGCTAGGAATTGTTTTTCCAGTTGCCTTTGCTGTCATAAGACTGCTGTTTTCTGGTCAGTCGATGAACTG GTTTGCTACACCATATTTGGCATTCATGATGTTCATACCCTGTTCACTTGCTGGGATGTTGATTCCAAGAATGATCTGGAAAAGCTTCCCTTTGACTCAAGATGTTTCTGTCCTGAAGTTGTCAGAAGTG GAACTAGCTTCTGAAGCTAAATTTTGGGGAGCATTTGGGTTGTATTCCGTTTTAACAGTG GCTTACCTTGTCGCAGGGCTGAGTGGAGGTTTCTTGACATTTTTAATGTCAGTATTCATGCTACTTGCTTGGGTTTCCTATCGCCTGTCTATCAAGTCCTTTGGTCTCAGATCTTTCAG GTCAACTGCATGTTATGTGATCCCTCTCATTCCTTGCCTAATGTACACAGTGTATTTTGGTGGATTTCTTGTTGCTTTTGTTATCGAAAAAATGGGCATGACAGGCTCACTTCCCCCTCCTTTTG GGTATTTTATTCCTGATGTCATAGTGGCAGCAATAATTGGACTGGTGACTAGTTGGTCCATTGGGCCTCTTTTGCCTGTTGTGAGCTACTGGTTAGCCAGGTCACCTATAATGCATTTTTTGCTACACAGCAGTGTTCTCGCTCTGGCCCTTTCATCACAATTCTTTCCATACAGTACTGATGCACCAAAAAGAGTTATATTCCAGCATACTATCAGGAGTGCAG GTGCCAGTCAAATTATGGAAACTACCTATGATTTTGCTGTTGTTGACTCCAATTCTCTGCCTTTTGTTTTCAAACATGCCCCTGAAGTGGCCAAGGCACTGCACATTAATACAGAATTATCCTTTGCTGCTGTCAAACAGTCTCACCAAGCTGATTGGATG GGGATATTTCCAATATCTTCGTTGTTTTCGAGATGCATGAAGTTTCCTGCGCAAAGTTCGGATGTCTTGACTGAATACAATCATTTCCCACATTTAGCGATTAACAAGCCACAAGAGAGTTTGAGTGGGGTTTCCCGCAGGATCTACTTGGAGTTTTCCCTtgg TTGCTTGAGGGAAGTCTGGGTTGCAGTCCTTAATATAACTGGTTCATTATCCAGCTGGTCATTTGCAGACAACATTCTTCCAG CTCCTGAGAAGACTGGTAATGGTCCTCCATCATATATATGTAGATTAAGTGGTGCAGGCGATAAAAACTGGACCTTTTGGTTGGAG AATCCAGTGGTCGGAGTATGCACGAGTGGATCTCACGCGTCGACGAAGCATTTCCGACGCAATCTGCAGAAGTGGCGCGTGAAGGCACGTGGATTATCGGAATCAGGTGCTGCTTGGTTCTCCAGCATCAACTTGACATTTCCGGCCAGCCTATGGTGTTTGTTTGTTCAGCAAAACGTGGTCAGGAAAATCTCTTACTGTCCCAGTTTCAGTTCATAG
- the LOC104102727 gene encoding uncharacterized protein isoform X2: MSWRLSRGDIAGLRILFSVGIFYGLISVLVYSIIHMKFITPLGMEAPLDRFSEGRAVEHVRVLSKDIGGRQEGRQGLKQAAQYIKRQLEMMKERAQPGIRIEIEETIVNGSFNMVFLRHGISLAYRNHKNIIMRISSVDSGENDTAVLVNGHFDTPPGSPGAGDCGSCVASMLELARLSIDSGWIPPRPVIFLFNGAEELFMLGSHGFITTHRWNETVGAFINIEASGTGGFDFVCQSGPGSWPSYVYAQSALYPMANSAAQDLFGIIPGDTDYRMFAQDFGDIPGLDIIFLLGGYFYHTASDTVERLLPGSIQARGDNLLRIIKAFTNSSNLQNAHERRLRSAVNRSDNEHAVFFDYLSWFLIYYSREQAMLLHSFPLVIFFLVPLLLRFPTWGLTCCFATFNDFLKGMLYHTFAILLGIVFPVAFAVIRLLFSGQSMNWFATPYLAFMMFIPCSLAGMLIPRMIWKSFPLTQDVSVLKLSEVELASEAKFWGAFGLYSVLTVAYLVAGLSGGFLTFLMSVFMLLAWVSYRLSIKSFGLRSFRSTACYVIPLIPCLMYTVYFGGFLVAFVIEKMGMTGSLPPPFGYFIPDVIVAAIIGLVTSWSIGPLLPVVSYWLARSPIMHFLLHSSVLALALSSQFFPYSTDAPKRVIFQHTIRSAGASQIMETTYDFAVVDSNSLPFVFKHAPEVAKALHINTELSFAAVKQSHQADWMGIFPISSLFSRCMKFPAQSSDVLTEYNHFPHLAINKPQESLSGVSRRIYLEFSLGCLREVWVAVLNITGSLSSWSFADNILPAPEKTGNGPPSYICRLSGAGDKNWTFWLEASSSDAISVDVAVVDQYLTESAAKLKGLFPDWTDVTAFSSFMSTYVF, translated from the exons ATGTCGTGGAGGCTGAGCAGGGGTGATATAGCCGGATTGAGAATACTGTTTAGTGTGGGGATATTTTACGGATTGATATCGGTGCTGGTATACTCCATCATTCACATGAAGTTCATCACACCACTTGGGATGGAGGCTCCTCTTGATCGCTTCTCTGAGGGCAGAGCTGTTGAGCATGTTCGCGTCTTGTCTAAAGATATTGGAGGTCGCCAG GAAGGGCGTCAAGGTTTGAAACAAGCAGCTCAATATATTAAGAGACAGTTGGAAATGATGAAGGAGCGAGCTCAGCCTGGTATTAG AATAGAGATAGAGGAGACCATTGTTAATGGCTCCTTCAACATGGTCTTTTTACGGCATGGCATTTCTCTGGCTTATAGAaatcataaaaatattattatgag AATCTCATCAGTGGATTCAGGAGAAAATGATACTGCAGTTTTGGTCAATGGCCATTTTGATACTCCACCTGGTTCTCCAGGAGCTGGTGATTGTGGTTCATGTGTTG CATCGATGCTTGAGCTAGCAAGACTCTCTATAGATTCTGGCTGGATTCCACCTAGACCAGTTATATTTCTATTTAATGGAGCTGAAGAACTGTTTATGCTG GGTTCGCACGGTTTCATAACTACGCATAGATGGAATGAGACGGTTGGAGCATTCATAAATATTGAAGCTTCTGGGACCGGAGGCTTTG ATTTTGTTTGCCAATCTGGACCTGGTTCCTGGCCTTCATATGTTTATGCTCAATCGGCACTCTATCCTATGGCGAATAGTGCAGCTCAG GATCTTTTTGGTATTATTCCTGGTGATACAGACTACAGAATGTTTGCCCAAGATTTTGGCGATATTCCTGGACTGGATATTATCTTCCTCCTTGGTGGTTATTTTTATCATACCGCGTCTGATACTGTTGAAAGACTATT ACCTGGAAGCATTCAAGCACGTGGAGACAATTTATTAAGAATAATCAAAGCCTTCACAAACTCATCTAACCTGCAAAATGCACATGAGAGGAGATTAAGATCTGCTGTCAATAGATCTGACAATGAACATGCGGTTTTCTTTGATTACTTGTCATGGTTCTTG ATATACTATTCAAGAGAGCAAGCTATGCTACTTCATAGTTTTCCTCTTGTCATCTTTTTTCTTGTGCCACTTCTCTTACGCTTTCCAACTTGGGGACTGACCTGTTGTTTTGCAACCTTCAATGATTTTCTTAAAG GAATGTTGTATCATACGTTTGCAATTTTGCTAGGAATTGTTTTTCCAGTTGCCTTTGCTGTCATAAGACTGCTGTTTTCTGGTCAGTCGATGAACTG GTTTGCTACACCATATTTGGCATTCATGATGTTCATACCCTGTTCACTTGCTGGGATGTTGATTCCAAGAATGATCTGGAAAAGCTTCCCTTTGACTCAAGATGTTTCTGTCCTGAAGTTGTCAGAAGTG GAACTAGCTTCTGAAGCTAAATTTTGGGGAGCATTTGGGTTGTATTCCGTTTTAACAGTG GCTTACCTTGTCGCAGGGCTGAGTGGAGGTTTCTTGACATTTTTAATGTCAGTATTCATGCTACTTGCTTGGGTTTCCTATCGCCTGTCTATCAAGTCCTTTGGTCTCAGATCTTTCAG GTCAACTGCATGTTATGTGATCCCTCTCATTCCTTGCCTAATGTACACAGTGTATTTTGGTGGATTTCTTGTTGCTTTTGTTATCGAAAAAATGGGCATGACAGGCTCACTTCCCCCTCCTTTTG GGTATTTTATTCCTGATGTCATAGTGGCAGCAATAATTGGACTGGTGACTAGTTGGTCCATTGGGCCTCTTTTGCCTGTTGTGAGCTACTGGTTAGCCAGGTCACCTATAATGCATTTTTTGCTACACAGCAGTGTTCTCGCTCTGGCCCTTTCATCACAATTCTTTCCATACAGTACTGATGCACCAAAAAGAGTTATATTCCAGCATACTATCAGGAGTGCAG GTGCCAGTCAAATTATGGAAACTACCTATGATTTTGCTGTTGTTGACTCCAATTCTCTGCCTTTTGTTTTCAAACATGCCCCTGAAGTGGCCAAGGCACTGCACATTAATACAGAATTATCCTTTGCTGCTGTCAAACAGTCTCACCAAGCTGATTGGATG GGGATATTTCCAATATCTTCGTTGTTTTCGAGATGCATGAAGTTTCCTGCGCAAAGTTCGGATGTCTTGACTGAATACAATCATTTCCCACATTTAGCGATTAACAAGCCACAAGAGAGTTTGAGTGGGGTTTCCCGCAGGATCTACTTGGAGTTTTCCCTtgg TTGCTTGAGGGAAGTCTGGGTTGCAGTCCTTAATATAACTGGTTCATTATCCAGCTGGTCATTTGCAGACAACATTCTTCCAG CTCCTGAGAAGACTGGTAATGGTCCTCCATCATATATATGTAGATTAAGTGGTGCAGGCGATAAAAACTGGACCTTTTGGTTGGAG
- the LOC104102727 gene encoding uncharacterized protein isoform X3: protein MMKERAQPGIRIEIEETIVNGSFNMVFLRHGISLAYRNHKNIIMRISSVDSGENDTAVLVNGHFDTPPGSPGAGDCGSCVASMLELARLSIDSGWIPPRPVIFLFNGAEELFMLGSHGFITTHRWNETVGAFINIEASGTGGFDFVCQSGPGSWPSYVYAQSALYPMANSAAQDLFGIIPGDTDYRMFAQDFGDIPGLDIIFLLGGYFYHTASDTVERLLPGSIQARGDNLLRIIKAFTNSSNLQNAHERRLRSAVNRSDNEHAVFFDYLSWFLIYYSREQAMLLHSFPLVIFFLVPLLLRFPTWGLTCCFATFNDFLKGMLYHTFAILLGIVFPVAFAVIRLLFSGQSMNWFATPYLAFMMFIPCSLAGMLIPRMIWKSFPLTQDVSVLKLSEVELASEAKFWGAFGLYSVLTVAYLVAGLSGGFLTFLMSVFMLLAWVSYRLSIKSFGLRSFRSTACYVIPLIPCLMYTVYFGGFLVAFVIEKMGMTGSLPPPFGYFIPDVIVAAIIGLVTSWSIGPLLPVVSYWLARSPIMHFLLHSSVLALALSSQFFPYSTDAPKRVIFQHTIRSAGASQIMETTYDFAVVDSNSLPFVFKHAPEVAKALHINTELSFAAVKQSHQADWMGIFPISSLFSRCMKFPAQSSDVLTEYNHFPHLAINKPQESLSGVSRRIYLEFSLGCLREVWVAVLNITGSLSSWSFADNILPAPEKTGNGPPSYICRLSGAGDKNWTFWLENPVVGVCTSGSHASTKHFRRNLQKWRVKARGLSESGAAWFSSINLTFPASLWCLFVQQNVVRKISYCPSFSS from the exons ATGATGAAGGAGCGAGCTCAGCCTGGTATTAG AATAGAGATAGAGGAGACCATTGTTAATGGCTCCTTCAACATGGTCTTTTTACGGCATGGCATTTCTCTGGCTTATAGAaatcataaaaatattattatgag AATCTCATCAGTGGATTCAGGAGAAAATGATACTGCAGTTTTGGTCAATGGCCATTTTGATACTCCACCTGGTTCTCCAGGAGCTGGTGATTGTGGTTCATGTGTTG CATCGATGCTTGAGCTAGCAAGACTCTCTATAGATTCTGGCTGGATTCCACCTAGACCAGTTATATTTCTATTTAATGGAGCTGAAGAACTGTTTATGCTG GGTTCGCACGGTTTCATAACTACGCATAGATGGAATGAGACGGTTGGAGCATTCATAAATATTGAAGCTTCTGGGACCGGAGGCTTTG ATTTTGTTTGCCAATCTGGACCTGGTTCCTGGCCTTCATATGTTTATGCTCAATCGGCACTCTATCCTATGGCGAATAGTGCAGCTCAG GATCTTTTTGGTATTATTCCTGGTGATACAGACTACAGAATGTTTGCCCAAGATTTTGGCGATATTCCTGGACTGGATATTATCTTCCTCCTTGGTGGTTATTTTTATCATACCGCGTCTGATACTGTTGAAAGACTATT ACCTGGAAGCATTCAAGCACGTGGAGACAATTTATTAAGAATAATCAAAGCCTTCACAAACTCATCTAACCTGCAAAATGCACATGAGAGGAGATTAAGATCTGCTGTCAATAGATCTGACAATGAACATGCGGTTTTCTTTGATTACTTGTCATGGTTCTTG ATATACTATTCAAGAGAGCAAGCTATGCTACTTCATAGTTTTCCTCTTGTCATCTTTTTTCTTGTGCCACTTCTCTTACGCTTTCCAACTTGGGGACTGACCTGTTGTTTTGCAACCTTCAATGATTTTCTTAAAG GAATGTTGTATCATACGTTTGCAATTTTGCTAGGAATTGTTTTTCCAGTTGCCTTTGCTGTCATAAGACTGCTGTTTTCTGGTCAGTCGATGAACTG GTTTGCTACACCATATTTGGCATTCATGATGTTCATACCCTGTTCACTTGCTGGGATGTTGATTCCAAGAATGATCTGGAAAAGCTTCCCTTTGACTCAAGATGTTTCTGTCCTGAAGTTGTCAGAAGTG GAACTAGCTTCTGAAGCTAAATTTTGGGGAGCATTTGGGTTGTATTCCGTTTTAACAGTG GCTTACCTTGTCGCAGGGCTGAGTGGAGGTTTCTTGACATTTTTAATGTCAGTATTCATGCTACTTGCTTGGGTTTCCTATCGCCTGTCTATCAAGTCCTTTGGTCTCAGATCTTTCAG GTCAACTGCATGTTATGTGATCCCTCTCATTCCTTGCCTAATGTACACAGTGTATTTTGGTGGATTTCTTGTTGCTTTTGTTATCGAAAAAATGGGCATGACAGGCTCACTTCCCCCTCCTTTTG GGTATTTTATTCCTGATGTCATAGTGGCAGCAATAATTGGACTGGTGACTAGTTGGTCCATTGGGCCTCTTTTGCCTGTTGTGAGCTACTGGTTAGCCAGGTCACCTATAATGCATTTTTTGCTACACAGCAGTGTTCTCGCTCTGGCCCTTTCATCACAATTCTTTCCATACAGTACTGATGCACCAAAAAGAGTTATATTCCAGCATACTATCAGGAGTGCAG GTGCCAGTCAAATTATGGAAACTACCTATGATTTTGCTGTTGTTGACTCCAATTCTCTGCCTTTTGTTTTCAAACATGCCCCTGAAGTGGCCAAGGCACTGCACATTAATACAGAATTATCCTTTGCTGCTGTCAAACAGTCTCACCAAGCTGATTGGATG GGGATATTTCCAATATCTTCGTTGTTTTCGAGATGCATGAAGTTTCCTGCGCAAAGTTCGGATGTCTTGACTGAATACAATCATTTCCCACATTTAGCGATTAACAAGCCACAAGAGAGTTTGAGTGGGGTTTCCCGCAGGATCTACTTGGAGTTTTCCCTtgg TTGCTTGAGGGAAGTCTGGGTTGCAGTCCTTAATATAACTGGTTCATTATCCAGCTGGTCATTTGCAGACAACATTCTTCCAG CTCCTGAGAAGACTGGTAATGGTCCTCCATCATATATATGTAGATTAAGTGGTGCAGGCGATAAAAACTGGACCTTTTGGTTGGAG AATCCAGTGGTCGGAGTATGCACGAGTGGATCTCACGCGTCGACGAAGCATTTCCGACGCAATCTGCAGAAGTGGCGCGTGAAGGCACGTGGATTATCGGAATCAGGTGCTGCTTGGTTCTCCAGCATCAACTTGACATTTCCGGCCAGCCTATGGTGTTTGTTTGTTCAGCAAAACGTGGTCAGGAAAATCTCTTACTGTCCCAGTTTCAGTTCATAG
- the LOC104102727 gene encoding uncharacterized protein isoform X4 → MLELARLSIDSGWIPPRPVIFLFNGAEELFMLGSHGFITTHRWNETVGAFINIEASGTGGFDFVCQSGPGSWPSYVYAQSALYPMANSAAQDLFGIIPGDTDYRMFAQDFGDIPGLDIIFLLGGYFYHTASDTVERLLPGSIQARGDNLLRIIKAFTNSSNLQNAHERRLRSAVNRSDNEHAVFFDYLSWFLIYYSREQAMLLHSFPLVIFFLVPLLLRFPTWGLTCCFATFNDFLKGMLYHTFAILLGIVFPVAFAVIRLLFSGQSMNWFATPYLAFMMFIPCSLAGMLIPRMIWKSFPLTQDVSVLKLSEVELASEAKFWGAFGLYSVLTVAYLVAGLSGGFLTFLMSVFMLLAWVSYRLSIKSFGLRSFRSTACYVIPLIPCLMYTVYFGGFLVAFVIEKMGMTGSLPPPFGYFIPDVIVAAIIGLVTSWSIGPLLPVVSYWLARSPIMHFLLHSSVLALALSSQFFPYSTDAPKRVIFQHTIRSAGASQIMETTYDFAVVDSNSLPFVFKHAPEVAKALHINTELSFAAVKQSHQADWMGIFPISSLFSRCMKFPAQSSDVLTEYNHFPHLAINKPQESLSGVSRRIYLEFSLGCLREVWVAVLNITGSLSSWSFADNILPAPEKTGNGPPSYICRLSGAGDKNWTFWLENPVVGVCTSGSHASTKHFRRNLQKWRVKARGLSESGAAWFSSINLTFPASLWCLFVQQNVVRKISYCPSFSS, encoded by the exons ATGCTTGAGCTAGCAAGACTCTCTATAGATTCTGGCTGGATTCCACCTAGACCAGTTATATTTCTATTTAATGGAGCTGAAGAACTGTTTATGCTG GGTTCGCACGGTTTCATAACTACGCATAGATGGAATGAGACGGTTGGAGCATTCATAAATATTGAAGCTTCTGGGACCGGAGGCTTTG ATTTTGTTTGCCAATCTGGACCTGGTTCCTGGCCTTCATATGTTTATGCTCAATCGGCACTCTATCCTATGGCGAATAGTGCAGCTCAG GATCTTTTTGGTATTATTCCTGGTGATACAGACTACAGAATGTTTGCCCAAGATTTTGGCGATATTCCTGGACTGGATATTATCTTCCTCCTTGGTGGTTATTTTTATCATACCGCGTCTGATACTGTTGAAAGACTATT ACCTGGAAGCATTCAAGCACGTGGAGACAATTTATTAAGAATAATCAAAGCCTTCACAAACTCATCTAACCTGCAAAATGCACATGAGAGGAGATTAAGATCTGCTGTCAATAGATCTGACAATGAACATGCGGTTTTCTTTGATTACTTGTCATGGTTCTTG ATATACTATTCAAGAGAGCAAGCTATGCTACTTCATAGTTTTCCTCTTGTCATCTTTTTTCTTGTGCCACTTCTCTTACGCTTTCCAACTTGGGGACTGACCTGTTGTTTTGCAACCTTCAATGATTTTCTTAAAG GAATGTTGTATCATACGTTTGCAATTTTGCTAGGAATTGTTTTTCCAGTTGCCTTTGCTGTCATAAGACTGCTGTTTTCTGGTCAGTCGATGAACTG GTTTGCTACACCATATTTGGCATTCATGATGTTCATACCCTGTTCACTTGCTGGGATGTTGATTCCAAGAATGATCTGGAAAAGCTTCCCTTTGACTCAAGATGTTTCTGTCCTGAAGTTGTCAGAAGTG GAACTAGCTTCTGAAGCTAAATTTTGGGGAGCATTTGGGTTGTATTCCGTTTTAACAGTG GCTTACCTTGTCGCAGGGCTGAGTGGAGGTTTCTTGACATTTTTAATGTCAGTATTCATGCTACTTGCTTGGGTTTCCTATCGCCTGTCTATCAAGTCCTTTGGTCTCAGATCTTTCAG GTCAACTGCATGTTATGTGATCCCTCTCATTCCTTGCCTAATGTACACAGTGTATTTTGGTGGATTTCTTGTTGCTTTTGTTATCGAAAAAATGGGCATGACAGGCTCACTTCCCCCTCCTTTTG GGTATTTTATTCCTGATGTCATAGTGGCAGCAATAATTGGACTGGTGACTAGTTGGTCCATTGGGCCTCTTTTGCCTGTTGTGAGCTACTGGTTAGCCAGGTCACCTATAATGCATTTTTTGCTACACAGCAGTGTTCTCGCTCTGGCCCTTTCATCACAATTCTTTCCATACAGTACTGATGCACCAAAAAGAGTTATATTCCAGCATACTATCAGGAGTGCAG GTGCCAGTCAAATTATGGAAACTACCTATGATTTTGCTGTTGTTGACTCCAATTCTCTGCCTTTTGTTTTCAAACATGCCCCTGAAGTGGCCAAGGCACTGCACATTAATACAGAATTATCCTTTGCTGCTGTCAAACAGTCTCACCAAGCTGATTGGATG GGGATATTTCCAATATCTTCGTTGTTTTCGAGATGCATGAAGTTTCCTGCGCAAAGTTCGGATGTCTTGACTGAATACAATCATTTCCCACATTTAGCGATTAACAAGCCACAAGAGAGTTTGAGTGGGGTTTCCCGCAGGATCTACTTGGAGTTTTCCCTtgg TTGCTTGAGGGAAGTCTGGGTTGCAGTCCTTAATATAACTGGTTCATTATCCAGCTGGTCATTTGCAGACAACATTCTTCCAG CTCCTGAGAAGACTGGTAATGGTCCTCCATCATATATATGTAGATTAAGTGGTGCAGGCGATAAAAACTGGACCTTTTGGTTGGAG AATCCAGTGGTCGGAGTATGCACGAGTGGATCTCACGCGTCGACGAAGCATTTCCGACGCAATCTGCAGAAGTGGCGCGTGAAGGCACGTGGATTATCGGAATCAGGTGCTGCTTGGTTCTCCAGCATCAACTTGACATTTCCGGCCAGCCTATGGTGTTTGTTTGTTCAGCAAAACGTGGTCAGGAAAATCTCTTACTGTCCCAGTTTCAGTTCATAG